The genomic region ggcaaatttggatcactgacggaccactggagtatcatcgtgccaccaacggaaccacccgatcatatccatctccactaggcataatgcctatacaccaattcaggatgaaacccaataaatatgggaaaaacccccttgtgagtatcgaacccaggacctattggtccaaagtcttatctcacccccaagataccactaggctataaagccatgggttGTCAAAAGCCGAGTTAAGCTTGATTGTAGGAAGGTTGACCTGGGGTATTTTTGGAATTTCAGAAAGTTTTCGGTCTTTGGCTAGAGCATGAATCAACTCCCTTTTCTCCTCTAAATTTTCTTTATTCATTTCCTGCACACAACATTTCATGTAACATGTTAtgatttcatttattaaaattgttTATCTATACCTATGATCTAATCGTCTAGTGGTATATTTTTTTTGCTCCTCACGAAAGTAAGTTAACGTAAATATATATTCCTAATTTTATCTCATGTCATGATTTGAACCCTGGTTTCCGTAAATCACTAGTTGGACACGGTTTTCAAGacttatataatttttttttaacagaaaaaGATATATATAGCGTTAGGTTCATTTATGAACAAGCCATTTgatagtgaactgtgtgaactaatcctagcccttgatAATACAcgagtgtaaatcaatggccaggatttgatgatgaaaatacactagtgtattttatgatttgatgatgtaaatcaatggccaagatttgttcactcagttcacaaatacactagtgttcactctaatATATATTATCTCTTCATTTTAGCAATCATTCTCTACTTTTTacaatataaaaaattatatgttttataaataaagttatcaatacattatttaataaaaaagCTAAGTTATATATGCTAATGTTATGCATGAAATTATATTGTTTTTTAAACTATAATTAATTTAAAGCAAATTACATATTGCATGTTTCAAGAAAGTGTGATGAACCCATACTCTACCATAATGTAATTTAAGGCGTCATAAATGTAGCATCCATACACCGGTAAGATTTTTCCCCATTTGTTACCAATTGAACATGAACCACTTGAACAATTTGTTGGCTTTAACcttattttatatgttaaattgaATTAAATTTTTCAATAAATTTGCTCATTTTCATATACTTAAAATCATTATGAATGTGGTTTAGAAAGAGCTAACATTAATTAGAGACTTAAAAGTTATGACATAACATTTAaacgatgttttttttttaaaattatccTCTCACACTTAGAAGGCCCGTCATTAAAAAATAATTTCTCTCACACATGGGGTACGTTTAGCAGAGATACTTACATCAATGAAGTCCACAAGTATACAATTCGGAGTCTTCACGGGCGGCTTCACAAACGTGACCCGCATCAACTCCTTCATCTTCTCGGGCGTTTGTGGCAATAACATATCCGCCGCCTCATCCAAATCCTTTACCACAAACAACCCATCCGTCAAATCCTTCTCCTCTAAACACACCCCGGCGCAACAAATCACCACCCTCTCCACCACCTCCTTAAACTGCGCCGCTAAACTATACGCCACAAACCCACCATAACTCAACCCCACCACCCTCATTTTCTTAACCGAGTTAACCTCCATGACTCGGTACACACACTGAGCCTGGAACGAGTCAGACCGGTCTGACCGAGTCGTGAACGAGTCACCAAAAAACACCAAGTCTGGCACGTAGATGTTGAAATAACGAACGAGTCGGGGGATGATGTGTGGGCCCCACTGCCACATGGCATTGGCTCCGAACCCGTGGAGGAGAAGGAGGTCGGGTCGGGTTTGTTTGCGGGTTTTGGGTACCCAGCAGTGCATGACGGTGCCATCGCCGAGGTCGGTGACCGTTGACCGGAGACCATAGGTGGAGAACGTTGACTTTAGGCACCATGTTCTGGTGGCAGTGAGACTGAAGCATTTTGTCATTGGGTGAGTAGATTGCACACAGTTGAGGTGTTTTTGGTGTGTGTGTAATGTGTTTGTGGAGAATAAGGTGGTCATATCACATATGTAATGTGTTTGGGGAGGTGTTAGAAAGTGATTGATAT from Helianthus annuus cultivar XRQ/B chromosome 10, HanXRQr2.0-SUNRISE, whole genome shotgun sequence harbors:
- the LOC118483340 gene encoding uncharacterized hydrolase YugF-like; amino-acid sequence: MTTLFSTNTLHTHQKHLNCVQSTHPMTKCFSLTATRTWCLKSTFSTYGLRSTVTDLGDGTVMHCWVPKTRKQTRPDLLLLHGFGANAMWQWGPHIIPRLVRYFNIYVPDLVFFGDSFTTRSDRSDSFQAQCVYRVMEVNSVKKMRVVGLSYGGFVAYSLAAQFKEVVERVVICCAGVCLEEKDLTDGLFVVKDLDEAADMLLPQTPEKMKELMRVTFVKPPVKTPNCILVDFIDEMNKENLEEKRELIHALAKDRKLSEIPKIPQPTMIIWGDKDQVFPLELGYRLKRHLGDNADLVVLKDTGHAFIVEKTKEFYKHLKSFLLPPIPSSATTNGHDPQHLHNNSPDTVTTT